The Cucumis melo cultivar AY chromosome 5, USDA_Cmelo_AY_1.0, whole genome shotgun sequence genome has a segment encoding these proteins:
- the LOC103495359 gene encoding GDSL esterase/lipase At1g54790, whose amino-acid sequence MSLFHKTLFYFSLNLFCLLSSSSSSSSSSSSSSLFLLTELTDPPPSPTLSSPPHIPIYAYIPYATGISPSSSVLPSMASAVFLFFLLFFGLPMARSSPFNRPAVFNFGDSNSDTGCLVSSGIETIGPPYGHLFFGNPSGRYCDGRLILDFLLDAMDMPYLNPYLDSIGAPNFRKGCNYAAAASTILPATPTSFSPFSFGVQVNQFIHFKARVLELRSKDKKLDKYLPDEDYFEKGLYMFDIGQNDLAIAFYSKTLDQILASIPTILAVFETGLQKLHKQGARNFWIHNTGPLGCLAQNVARFGTDPSNLDELGCVSSHNQAAKLFNLQLHALCKKLQKQYTDANVTYVDIYTIKSNLIANYSRYGFEQPIMACCGYGGPPLNYDSRIVCGQTKILNGTVVTAKGCDDSSEYINWDGIHYTEVANQYVSSQILSGKYCDPPFSDKMPFLLKLKF is encoded by the exons ATGAGTCTCTTTCACAAAACCCTTTTCTACTTCTCTCTAAACCTCTTTTgcctcctttcttcttcttcttcttcttcttcttcttcttcttcttcctccctcTTTCTGCTTACTGAACTGACTGACCCACCACCATCACCAACCCTCTCTTCTCCCCCTCACATTCCCATATATGCTTACATTCCCTATGCCACTGGCATTTCCCCATCCTCATCTGTTCTACCCTCCATGGCCTCCGCcgttttcctcttcttcctcctctttttCGGTCTTCCGATGGCCAGATCCAGCCCTTTCAACCGCCCCGCCGTTTTCAACTTCGGAGACTCCAATTCCGATACTGGCTGTCTTGTTAGTTCCGGGATTGAGACCATCGGCCCTCCTTATGGTCACCTCTTCTTCGGAAACCCTTCTGGAAGATACTGCGACGGCCGACTCATCCTTGATTTCCTCT TGGATGCAATGGATATGCCTTATTTGAATCCATATCTTGATTCCATTGGCGCGCCAAATTTCCGCAAGGGGTGTAATTATGCGGCTGCGGCATCGACCATTCTTCCGGCGACTCCTACATCTTTTAGCCCTTTTTCATTTGGGGTTCAGGTGAATCAGTTCATTCATTTCAAAGCTAGAGTTCTTGAGCTTCGATCCAAAG ATAAGAAACTTGATAAGTACCTACCAGACGAAGATTACTTTGAGAAGGGGCTTTACATGTTTGATATTGGCCAGAATGATCTTGCTATCGCATTTTACTCCAAAACTTTGGATCAAATTCTTGCTTCAATACCCACCATTTTAGCTGTGTTTGAGACTGGACTTCAG AAATTGCACAAACAAGGGGCTAGGAATTTTTGGATTCACAACACTGGTCCTCTTGGATGTTTGGCTCAAAATGTAGCTAGATTTGGAACTGACCCATCAAACCTTGATGAACTTGGATGCGTCAGTTCGCACAACCAAGCTGCCAAGCTCTTCAATCTACAGCTCCATGCTCTCTGCAAAAAACTACAAAAACAATATACAGATGCGAATGTCACATATGTCGATATCTATACAATAAAATCCAATCTCATTGCCAATTATTCACGATACG GTTTTGAACAACCTATTATGGCTTGCTGTGGCTATGGAGGTCCACCACTCAATTACGACAGCAGAATCGTCTGTGGGCAAACTAAGATATTGAACGGGACAGTGGTCACAGCAAAAGGATGCGATGATAGCTCGGAGTACATCAATTGGGATGGAATTCATTATACAGAGGTTGCAAATCAGTATGTGTCATCACAAATACTTAGTGGAAAATATTGTGATCCACCCTTCTCTGACAAAATGCCTTTCCTTCTCAAGCTCAAGTTCTAG
- the LOC103495402 gene encoding disease resistance protein RUN1-like isoform X1: MGSSIVGVESSTSLSFKWSYDVFLSFKGDDTRSNFTSHLDMALRQKGVNVFIDDKLKRGEQISETLFKAIQETLISIVIFSQNYASSSWCLDELVKIIECKKSKGQLVLPIFYKVDPSDVRKQTGCFGEALAKHQANFMEKTQIWRDALTTVANFSGWDLGTRKEADFIQDLVKEVLSRLNCANGQLYVAKYPVGIDSQLEDMKLLSHQIRDVFDGVYMMGIYGIGGIGKTTLAKALYNKIANQFEGFCFLSNVREASKQFNGLVQLQEKLLYEILKVDLKVDNLDEGINIIRSRLRSKKVLIVLDDVDKLKQLEALVGGRDWFGRGSKIIVTTRNSHLLSSHEFDEKYGIRELSHGHALELFSWHAFKKSHPSSNYLDLSERATSYCKGHPLALAVLGSFLCTRDQTKWKTILDEFENSLSEDIEHIIQISFDGLEEKIKEIFLDISCLFVGEKVNYVKSVLNTCHFSLDFGIIVLIDLSLITVENEEVQMHDLIRQMGQKIVNGESFEPGKRSRLWLVHDVLKVFADNSGTIAVKAIKLDLSNPTRLDVDSQAFRNMKNLRLLIVRNAKFSTNVEYLPDSLKWIKWHGFSHRSLPLSFLKKNLVGLDLSHSFIKNLGKGFKDCKRLKHGDLSYSSLLEKIPDFPATSNLEELYLNNCTNLRIIPKSVVSLGKLLTLDLDHCSNLIKLPSYLMLKSLKVLKLSYCKKLEKLPDFSTASNLEKLYLKECTNLKMIHDSIGCLSKLVTLDLGKCSNLEKLPSYLTLKSLEYLNLAHCKKLEEVPDFSSALNLKSLYLEQCTNLRVIHESIGSLNSLVTLDLRQCTNLEKLPSYLKLKSLTHFELSGCCKLEMFPKIAENMKSLMSLHLDSTAIRELPSSIGFLTALLLLNLNGCTNLISLPSTIYLLKSLKHLYLGGCSRFQMFSHRWDPTTHPVCSFSKIMETSSSSEFPHLLVPKESLCSKFTLLDLRCCNISNVDFLEILCKVAPFLSSILLSENKFSSLPSCLHKFMSLWNLQLRNCKFLQEIPNLPHCIQKLDATGCSLLGRSPDNIMDIISSKQDVALGDFTREFVLMNTGIPEWFKYQSISTSVRVSFRHDLNMERTLATYATFQVVGDSHRGMALVSCKIFIGYRLQSCFMRKFPSSTSEYTWLVTTSSPTFSTSLEMNEWNHVTVWFEVVKCSEVTVTIKCCGVHLTEEVHGIQNDVKGPGVIYTVFDQPDKLPSRDVVKSFAQEVSAKSDCNAILHAENFPVWNDSKMQRHMNFPLHVTSQGVTRIRGMEGMAETILANSICNKYERSQNLFSAKKVLNHSTAFLRGDGNGLSWEMVDSPISSDRLSSQKYLRIFDDRDRYGDLNDVACGTGNRFRSRFLRMDDIKEDDIREEPRWKYMERSFQTDPIL; encoded by the exons ATGGGTTCTTCCATTGTTGGAGTGGAATCATCAACTTCTTTGAGTTTCAAGTGGAGTTATGATGTGTTTTTGAGTTTCAAGGGAGATGATACTCGTTCTAATTTCACTAGTCATCTTGACATGGCCTTGCGTCAAAAGGGTGTCAATGTCTTCATAGACGACAAGCTCAAAAGGGGTGAGCAAATTTCTGAAACCCTTTTCAAAGCTATACAGGAAACTTTGATTTCTATTGTTATATTCTCTCAAAATTATGCATCTTCTTCATGGTGTTTGGATGAATTGGTGAAAATAATTGAGTGTAAGAAATCCAAGGGCCAGCTTGTTTTGCCAATTTTCTACAAGGTGGATCCTTCCGATGTACGAAAACAAACGGGTTGCTTTGGAGAAGCATTGGCCAAACATCAAGCTAATTTCATGGAGAAGACTCAAATATGGAGGGATGCTTTAACTACTGTTGCCAACTTCTCTGGTTGGGATCTAGGAACTAG GAAGGAGGCTGATTTTATTCAAGATCTTGTTAAAGAAGTATTGTCTAGATTAAATTGTGCCAATGGGCAGTTATACGTAGCTAAGTATCCGGTAGGAATTGATTCTCAACTAGAAGATATGAAGTTACTCTCACATCAGATACGAGATGTGTTTGATGGCGTTTACATGATGGGGATATATGGCATTGGAGGCATTGGTAAGACAACTTTGGCTAAAGCTTTGTACAATAAAATTGCTAACCAATTTGAAGGTTTCTGTTTTCTATCAAATGTTAGAGAAGCTTCAAAACAATTCAATGGCCTCGTTCAACTACAGGAAAAACTACTCTATGAGATTTTAAAGGTTGATTTGAAGGTTGACAATCTTGATGAAGGAATTAACATCATAAGGAGTAGATTGCGTTCAAAGAAAGTCCTTATAGTTCTTGATGATGTGGATAAGCTCAAGCAATTGGAAGCATTGGTTGGTGGACGTGATTGGTTTGGCCGTGGTAGTAAAATCATTGTGACAACAAGAAATAGTCATTTACTTTCTAGCCATGAATTTGATGAAAAGTATGGTATTCGGGAATTGAGTCATGGCCATGCTCTTGAACTTTTTAGTTGGCATGCTTTTAAGAAAAGTCATCCATCAAGTAATTATTTAGACCTTTCAGAACGTGCGACAAGTTATTGTAAAGGTCATCCTTTGGCTCTTGCTGTTTTGGGTTCTTTCCTTTGTACCCGAGACCAAACAAAATGGAAAACTATATTAGATGAATTTGAGAACTCTTTGAGCGAAGACATTGAACATATTATTCAAATTAGTTTCGATGGgcttgaagaaaaaataaaggagaTCTTCCTTGATATTTCTTGTTTGTTTGTGGGAGAGAAAGTTAATTATGTTAAAAGTGTGTTAAACACGTGCCATTTCAGCCTAGATTTTGGAATTATAGTTCTCATAGATCTTTCGCTTATTACGGTTGAAAATGAAGAGGTTCAAATGCATGATTTAATTCGACAAATGGGCCAGAAAATAGTTAATGGTGAATCTTTTGAGCCCGGGAAAAGGAGTAGGTTGTGGTTGGTACACGATGTTTTGAAGGTGTTTGCTGATAATTCA GGAACGATTGCAGTTAAAGCCATAAAGTTAGACTTGTCTAATCCCACGAGGCTAGACGTGGATTCACAAGCTTTTAGGAACATGAAGAATCTGAGATTGCTTATCGTTCGAAATGCAAAATTTTCGACAAATGTTGAGTATCTACCTGATAGCTTGAAGTGGATTAAGTGGCATGGTTTTTCTCATCGTTCTTTGCCATTGTCCTTCCTTAAGAAAAATCTTGTAGGACTAGATTTAAGTCATAGCTTCATCAAAAATTTGGGCAAAGGATTTAAG GATTGTAAAAGGTTGAAGCATGGTGATCTTAGTTACTCTTCTTTATTAGAGAAGATTCCCGATTTCCCAGCAACGTCAAATCTTGAAGAATTATATCTTAACAACTGCACAAATTTAAGAATAATTCCCAAGTCAGTTGTTTCTCTTGGTAAGCTTCTTACTTTAGACCTTGATCATTGTTCAAACCTTATAAAGCTTCCAAGCTACCTCATGCTGAAGTCTCTTAAAGTTTTGAAGCTTTCTTACTGCAAAAAACTTGAGAAACTTCCAGACTTCTCTACAGCTTCAAACCTTGAAAAGTTGTATCTCAAAGAATgcacaaatttaaaaatgattcATGATTCTATTGGATGTCTGAGTAAGCTTGTTACCTTGGACCTTGGAAAATGCTCTAACCTTGAAAAGCTTCCAAGTTACCTTACATTAAAGTCTCTTGAATATTTGAATCTTGCTCACTGCAAAAAGCTTGAAGAAGTTCCCGACTTCTCTTCTGCATTAAACCTTAAAAGCTTGTATCTTGAACAATGCACAAATTTAAGAGTGATTCATGAGTCTATTGGATCTTTGAATAGTCTTGTTACCTTGGACCTTAGACAATGCACTAACCTTGAAAAGCTTCCAAGCTACCTCAAGTTGAAGTCTCTTACACATTTCGAACTCTCTGGCTGCTGCAAACTCGAAATGTTTCCAAAAATTGCTGAAAACATGAAATCCTTAATGTCATTGCATTTGGATTCTACTGCCATAAGGGAGCTACCTTCATCAATTGGATTTCTTACTGCGCTTTTGCTATTAAACCTTAACGGTTGCACAAATCTCATCTCCCTTCCTAGTACAATTTATTTGTTAAAGAGCCTTAAGCATCTTTACCTTGGTGGGTGTTCTAGATTTCAAATGTTTTCCCATAGATGGGACCCAACCACCCATCCAGTATGctctttttcaaaaattatgGAAACTTCATCGAGTTCAGAATTTCCCCATTTACTAGTCCCAAAAGAAAGCTTATGTTCCAAGTTCACCTTGTTGGATCTTCGATGTTGCAATATATCAAATGTAgattttttggaaattttatGTAAGGTTGCCCCTTTCTTATCTAGTATACTTTTGTCGGAAAACAAATTCTCTAGTCTACCCTCATGTCTTCATAAGTTTATGTCCTTGTGGAATCTCCAATTAAGGAATTGCAAGTTCCTTCAAGAAATTCCAAACCTCCCTCATTGTATACAAAAATTGGATGCCACTGGTTGCTCATTGTTGGGTAGAAGTCCAGACAACATCATGGACATAATATCGAGCAAGCAG GACGTTGCACTCGGTGACTTTACAAGGGAGTTTGTTCTAATGAATACTGGGATTCCAGAATGGTTCAAGTATCAGTCAATATCAACTTCAGTAAGGGTTAGCTTTCGACACGATCTCAATATGGAACGAACTCTGGCTACATATGCTACTTTCCAAGTGGTTGGAGATTCACATCGAGGAATGGCCTTAGTTTCATGTAAAATATTCATTGGCTACAGACTCCAAAGTTGTTTTATGAGAAAATTTCCATCATCAACATCTGAATATACATGGTTAGTAACAACTTCTTCTCCAACATTTAGCACTTCCTTGGAGATGAATGAGTGGAATCATGTCACAGTCTGGTTTGAGGTTGTGAAATGTTCTGAGGTCACCGTCACTATAAAATGCTGTGGTGTCCATCTCACTGAAGAGGTCCATGGAATTCAAAACGATGTCAAGGGGCCAGGGGTAATTTATACAGTTTTTGATCAACCGGACAAATTACCGAGCCG GGATGTTGTAAAATCCTTTGCTCAAGAAGTATCTGCCAAATCAGATTGCAATGCAATTTTGCATGCAGAAAATTTTCCAGTTTGGAACGATTCCAAAATGCAACGACATATGAATTTTCCCTTACATGTAACTTCTCAAGGTGTTACAAGGATACGTGGTATGGAAGGCATGGCAGAGACAATACTTGCAAACTCTATATGTAACAAATACGAAAGAAGTCAGAATCTTTTCTCTGCAAAAAAAGTTTTGAATCATTCTACTGCCTTTCTTCGTGGAGATGGAAATGGACTTTCTTGGGAAATGGTAGACAGTCCGATCTCAAGTGATAGATTGTCTTCCCAAAAATATCTTAGAATTTTTGACGATCGCGATCGATATGGAGACCTAAATGATGTGGCTTGTGGGACTGGTAATAGGTTCCGTTCAAGATTTTTGAGGATGGATGATATAAAAGAAGATGATATCAGAGAAGAGCCTCGTTGGAAGTACATGGAAAGGTCATTCCAAACAGATCCTATATTATGA
- the LOC103495349 gene encoding UPF0603 protein At1g54780, chloroplastic: METILSPHSLSPLLNPKPSSSKNLSLYSTQPRSNLVSLSKPISLSLKTPSPPKSLRSSLPVPSTWFSHLQHGLAAVAISLALNFSPLLAGHNALASEFDVLNDGPPKETHVVDDAGVLSRVTKSDLKRLLTDLETRKNFHIDFVTVRKLTSKADAFEYADQVLERWYPTVEDGNNKGIVVLVTSQKEGAITGGPAFIQAVGENILDATVTENLPVLATDEKYNEAIYSSAKRLVAAIDGLPDPGGPSFKDNKRESNFKTREETEEKRGQFSLVVGGLLVIAFVVPMAQYYAYVSKK, from the exons atGGAAACCATTCTCTCTCctcactctctctctcctctTCTCAATCCTAAACCTTCCTCTTCCAAGAATCTTTCCCTCTATTCCACCCAACCCAGATCAAATCTTGTTTCTTTATCAAAACCCATTTCACTTTCTCTCAAAACACCTTCTCCTCCCAAGTCTCTCCGATCATCTCTCCCAGTTCCTTCGACTTGGTTCTCCCATCTCCAACATGGGTTGGCGGCTGTAGCGATTTCTTTGGCGCTTAACTTTTCCCCGTTGTTGGCTGGGCATAATGCTCTAGCGTCTGAATTTGATGTTCTCAATGATGGGCCGCCGAAGgaaacacatgtggtggacgaTGCTGGAGTTCTTAGTCGGGTTACGAAGTCAGATTTGAAGAGGTTGTTGACGGATTTGGAGACGAGGAAGAATTTTCATATTGATTTTGTCACTGTTAGAAAGCTCACT AGCAAAGCTGATGCATTTGAGTATGCTGATCAAGTTTTGGAGCGTTGGTATCCCACAGTGGAAGATGGAAACAACAAAGGCATAGTTGTTCTTGTCACCAGTCAGAAAGAAGGAGCCATTACTGGTGGCCCTGCCTTTATCCAAGCTGTTGGAGAAAATATTCTTGATGCCACAGTAACAGAGAATCTCCCAG TCTTAGCTACTGATGAAAAATATAACGAAGCCATATACAGCAGTGCAAAGCGGTTAGTGGCTGCCATTGATGGCCTTCCAGATCCAGGTGGTCCTTCATTTAAAGACAATAAGCGTGAATCGAACTTCAAAACAAGGGAAGAAACCGAGGAGAAACGAGGACAGTTTAGTCTTGTCGTTGGAGGTTTGTTAGTCATAGCCTTTGTTGTTCCTATGGCTCAATACTATGCTTATGTATCCAAGAAGTAA
- the LOC103495402 gene encoding disease resistance protein RPV1-like isoform X2, with the protein MALEALEKLLYEILKVDLKVDNLDEGINIIRSRLRSKKVLIVLDDVDKLKQLEALVGGRDWFGRGSKIIVTTRNSHLLSSHEFDEKYGIRELSHGHALELFSWHAFKKSHPSSNYLDLSERATSYCKGHPLALAVLGSFLCTRDQTKWKTILDEFENSLSEDIEHIIQISFDGLEEKIKEIFLDISCLFVGEKVNYVKSVLNTCHFSLDFGIIVLIDLSLITVENEEVQMHDLIRQMGQKIVNGESFEPGKRSRLWLVHDVLKVFADNSGTIAVKAIKLDLSNPTRLDVDSQAFRNMKNLRLLIVRNAKFSTNVEYLPDSLKWIKWHGFSHRSLPLSFLKKNLVGLDLSHSFIKNLGKGFKDCKRLKHGDLSYSSLLEKIPDFPATSNLEELYLNNCTNLRIIPKSVVSLGKLLTLDLDHCSNLIKLPSYLMLKSLKVLKLSYCKKLEKLPDFSTASNLEKLYLKECTNLKMIHDSIGCLSKLVTLDLGKCSNLEKLPSYLTLKSLEYLNLAHCKKLEEVPDFSSALNLKSLYLEQCTNLRVIHESIGSLNSLVTLDLRQCTNLEKLPSYLKLKSLTHFELSGCCKLEMFPKIAENMKSLMSLHLDSTAIRELPSSIGFLTALLLLNLNGCTNLISLPSTIYLLKSLKHLYLGGCSRFQMFSHRWDPTTHPVCSFSKIMETSSSSEFPHLLVPKESLCSKFTLLDLRCCNISNVDFLEILCKVAPFLSSILLSENKFSSLPSCLHKFMSLWNLQLRNCKFLQEIPNLPHCIQKLDATGCSLLGRSPDNIMDIISSKQDVALGDFTREFVLMNTGIPEWFKYQSISTSVRVSFRHDLNMERTLATYATFQVVGDSHRGMALVSCKIFIGYRLQSCFMRKFPSSTSEYTWLVTTSSPTFSTSLEMNEWNHVTVWFEVVKCSEVTVTIKCCGVHLTEEVHGIQNDVKGPGVIYTVFDQPDKLPSRDVVKSFAQEVSAKSDCNAILHAENFPVWNDSKMQRHMNFPLHVTSQGVTRIRGMEGMAETILANSICNKYERSQNLFSAKKVLNHSTAFLRGDGNGLSWEMVDSPISSDRLSSQKYLRIFDDRDRYGDLNDVACGTGNRFRSRFLRMDDIKEDDIREEPRWKYMERSFQTDPIL; encoded by the exons ATGGCATTGGAGGCATTG GAAAAACTACTCTATGAGATTTTAAAGGTTGATTTGAAGGTTGACAATCTTGATGAAGGAATTAACATCATAAGGAGTAGATTGCGTTCAAAGAAAGTCCTTATAGTTCTTGATGATGTGGATAAGCTCAAGCAATTGGAAGCATTGGTTGGTGGACGTGATTGGTTTGGCCGTGGTAGTAAAATCATTGTGACAACAAGAAATAGTCATTTACTTTCTAGCCATGAATTTGATGAAAAGTATGGTATTCGGGAATTGAGTCATGGCCATGCTCTTGAACTTTTTAGTTGGCATGCTTTTAAGAAAAGTCATCCATCAAGTAATTATTTAGACCTTTCAGAACGTGCGACAAGTTATTGTAAAGGTCATCCTTTGGCTCTTGCTGTTTTGGGTTCTTTCCTTTGTACCCGAGACCAAACAAAATGGAAAACTATATTAGATGAATTTGAGAACTCTTTGAGCGAAGACATTGAACATATTATTCAAATTAGTTTCGATGGgcttgaagaaaaaataaaggagaTCTTCCTTGATATTTCTTGTTTGTTTGTGGGAGAGAAAGTTAATTATGTTAAAAGTGTGTTAAACACGTGCCATTTCAGCCTAGATTTTGGAATTATAGTTCTCATAGATCTTTCGCTTATTACGGTTGAAAATGAAGAGGTTCAAATGCATGATTTAATTCGACAAATGGGCCAGAAAATAGTTAATGGTGAATCTTTTGAGCCCGGGAAAAGGAGTAGGTTGTGGTTGGTACACGATGTTTTGAAGGTGTTTGCTGATAATTCA GGAACGATTGCAGTTAAAGCCATAAAGTTAGACTTGTCTAATCCCACGAGGCTAGACGTGGATTCACAAGCTTTTAGGAACATGAAGAATCTGAGATTGCTTATCGTTCGAAATGCAAAATTTTCGACAAATGTTGAGTATCTACCTGATAGCTTGAAGTGGATTAAGTGGCATGGTTTTTCTCATCGTTCTTTGCCATTGTCCTTCCTTAAGAAAAATCTTGTAGGACTAGATTTAAGTCATAGCTTCATCAAAAATTTGGGCAAAGGATTTAAG GATTGTAAAAGGTTGAAGCATGGTGATCTTAGTTACTCTTCTTTATTAGAGAAGATTCCCGATTTCCCAGCAACGTCAAATCTTGAAGAATTATATCTTAACAACTGCACAAATTTAAGAATAATTCCCAAGTCAGTTGTTTCTCTTGGTAAGCTTCTTACTTTAGACCTTGATCATTGTTCAAACCTTATAAAGCTTCCAAGCTACCTCATGCTGAAGTCTCTTAAAGTTTTGAAGCTTTCTTACTGCAAAAAACTTGAGAAACTTCCAGACTTCTCTACAGCTTCAAACCTTGAAAAGTTGTATCTCAAAGAATgcacaaatttaaaaatgattcATGATTCTATTGGATGTCTGAGTAAGCTTGTTACCTTGGACCTTGGAAAATGCTCTAACCTTGAAAAGCTTCCAAGTTACCTTACATTAAAGTCTCTTGAATATTTGAATCTTGCTCACTGCAAAAAGCTTGAAGAAGTTCCCGACTTCTCTTCTGCATTAAACCTTAAAAGCTTGTATCTTGAACAATGCACAAATTTAAGAGTGATTCATGAGTCTATTGGATCTTTGAATAGTCTTGTTACCTTGGACCTTAGACAATGCACTAACCTTGAAAAGCTTCCAAGCTACCTCAAGTTGAAGTCTCTTACACATTTCGAACTCTCTGGCTGCTGCAAACTCGAAATGTTTCCAAAAATTGCTGAAAACATGAAATCCTTAATGTCATTGCATTTGGATTCTACTGCCATAAGGGAGCTACCTTCATCAATTGGATTTCTTACTGCGCTTTTGCTATTAAACCTTAACGGTTGCACAAATCTCATCTCCCTTCCTAGTACAATTTATTTGTTAAAGAGCCTTAAGCATCTTTACCTTGGTGGGTGTTCTAGATTTCAAATGTTTTCCCATAGATGGGACCCAACCACCCATCCAGTATGctctttttcaaaaattatgGAAACTTCATCGAGTTCAGAATTTCCCCATTTACTAGTCCCAAAAGAAAGCTTATGTTCCAAGTTCACCTTGTTGGATCTTCGATGTTGCAATATATCAAATGTAgattttttggaaattttatGTAAGGTTGCCCCTTTCTTATCTAGTATACTTTTGTCGGAAAACAAATTCTCTAGTCTACCCTCATGTCTTCATAAGTTTATGTCCTTGTGGAATCTCCAATTAAGGAATTGCAAGTTCCTTCAAGAAATTCCAAACCTCCCTCATTGTATACAAAAATTGGATGCCACTGGTTGCTCATTGTTGGGTAGAAGTCCAGACAACATCATGGACATAATATCGAGCAAGCAG GACGTTGCACTCGGTGACTTTACAAGGGAGTTTGTTCTAATGAATACTGGGATTCCAGAATGGTTCAAGTATCAGTCAATATCAACTTCAGTAAGGGTTAGCTTTCGACACGATCTCAATATGGAACGAACTCTGGCTACATATGCTACTTTCCAAGTGGTTGGAGATTCACATCGAGGAATGGCCTTAGTTTCATGTAAAATATTCATTGGCTACAGACTCCAAAGTTGTTTTATGAGAAAATTTCCATCATCAACATCTGAATATACATGGTTAGTAACAACTTCTTCTCCAACATTTAGCACTTCCTTGGAGATGAATGAGTGGAATCATGTCACAGTCTGGTTTGAGGTTGTGAAATGTTCTGAGGTCACCGTCACTATAAAATGCTGTGGTGTCCATCTCACTGAAGAGGTCCATGGAATTCAAAACGATGTCAAGGGGCCAGGGGTAATTTATACAGTTTTTGATCAACCGGACAAATTACCGAGCCG GGATGTTGTAAAATCCTTTGCTCAAGAAGTATCTGCCAAATCAGATTGCAATGCAATTTTGCATGCAGAAAATTTTCCAGTTTGGAACGATTCCAAAATGCAACGACATATGAATTTTCCCTTACATGTAACTTCTCAAGGTGTTACAAGGATACGTGGTATGGAAGGCATGGCAGAGACAATACTTGCAAACTCTATATGTAACAAATACGAAAGAAGTCAGAATCTTTTCTCTGCAAAAAAAGTTTTGAATCATTCTACTGCCTTTCTTCGTGGAGATGGAAATGGACTTTCTTGGGAAATGGTAGACAGTCCGATCTCAAGTGATAGATTGTCTTCCCAAAAATATCTTAGAATTTTTGACGATCGCGATCGATATGGAGACCTAAATGATGTGGCTTGTGGGACTGGTAATAGGTTCCGTTCAAGATTTTTGAGGATGGATGATATAAAAGAAGATGATATCAGAGAAGAGCCTCGTTGGAAGTACATGGAAAGGTCATTCCAAACAGATCCTATATTATGA
- the LOC103495336 gene encoding uncharacterized protein LOC103495336, with translation MAIPLSLCLHHPPNPHQNPTSAVPPPTTVCFPASSTLNSQSKRHFILKTASLCLISFFPKCPVVQSSENSPTSKPGLPAIANTKSWFQFYGDGFSIRVPPQFEDLTEPEDYSAGLSLYGDKAKTKTFAARFGSPDGSEVLSVVTRPTNQLKITFLEAKDITDIGSLREAAKIFVPGGSTLFSARTFKIKEDEGFRTYYFYEFGKNEQHVALVATVNSGQVFVAGATAPLSKWDEDGIKLRSAAISLTVL, from the exons ATGGCCATTCCTCTTTCTTTATGCCTCCACCACCCTCCAAACCCTCACCAAAACCCCACGTCCGCCGTCCCTCCGCCCACCACCGTCTGCTTTCCGGCGTCTTCTACTTTGAATTCCCAATCCAAGAGGCATTTCATCCTCAAAACAGCTTCACTCTgtctaatttctttctttccaaaATGCCCAGTTGTTCAATCTTCTGAAAATTCTCCAACTTCGAAACCTGGCCTTCCTGCTATAGCAAACACCAAATCTTGGTTTCAGTTCTATGGCGATGGGTTTTCCATTCGGGTGCCTCCTCAGTTTGAAGACCTCACGGAGCCTGAG GACTATAGTGCTGGACTCTCTCTTTATGGAGATAAGGCCAAAACAAAAACCTTTGCAGCACGGTTCGGGTCTCCTGATGG CTCTGAAGTTCTAAGTGTTGTCACTCGTCCGACGAATCAACTTAAGATCACCTTTCTAGAG GCGAAAGACATAACTGATATAGGTTCCTTGAGGGAGGCTGCAAAAATCTTTGTTCCAG GCGGTTCAACTTTATTTTCTGCCCGAACGTTTAAAATTAAGGAAGATGAAGGCTTCAG AACTTATTACTTCTACGAGTTTGGGAAGAACGAACAACATGTTGCATTAGTAGCAACTGTTAATAGTGGACAG GTGTTTGTTGCTGGAGCAACTGCACCATTGTCCAAATGGGATGAAGATGGCATAAAACTCCGTTCTGCTGCCATATCTTTAACAGTGTTATAA